The DNA sequence TGAAAAGTTTGAATTTTCATCATAGGTGAATTTTTCATAAGACAGATCTACTATTTCGGTAATTACAAAGGCTTCATGGCAGAATTTTGGATTTGCTATATAATCGTATGGAGCGTAGCCATATCCTCTATCACCAAATTCTTCACCCCAACTATTTCGTATTTTAAAGAGTTTCTCTTCGTCATTATAACCAACAACAAGTAAAGCATGATTACCATGTTGTTCATATTCTGCTTCATTAATCAAAGGGAAAGGAATAATTCCCGAGGCATCTTGAGGGTAAAAGGATTCAAAAATTTTCAGACCAATAATAACCGGATGCCCATTGGCAATAGCATGTTTGAAATCTGTTTCGGTGATGTTAATTCGACTGGCTTTACTGACTACTTGATGCTTAGCTTCTGAGTAAGCATCGTCTGTTGGTAGTTGGCTGAAAGATTCAGTATCGTATGGATACATTTTAGTATAACAGGCACCTTTTTCTTTTACAGCATGGATGGCATTAACAAGGGTAGCTCCACTATCATTATTTATATTTCCATTGAGTTCTCTGGAATTATAATAAATAAAAAGTTCACTGATGTTAACATTTTTTCTATTTCTCTGTGCAAAAAATTCGTATACCGTTGAGATCGGAAAGGCTGTACAACTCTTTAGGTCTCCTTGATTTTTAACGGCAGATAAATACATCGACAAATCAAGACTAGTCGGAATATTTTCATCTGGATAGGTATAAAATTCATCGCTGGGATTGATCGGCGAAGGAATATAACCCGATGCATTAATTCTTTTTCCATCTAAACTAAAGGTTCCATTTTTAAATGATACATTTAAATTCCTGTATATTTCATTAGAAGTTTCTTCTAAATCGCGAAGAATTCTCTCTTCTCTTTTTATTCCCTGCGATAATTCAGTAATTGAATTTTTACGTGCTTTTTGTTCAGGATATTTGACACGATCATTTTCTTCTAAATATTTATTAAAATAATTAATAACATCAAATTCCAGATCATTAATATCTAGGCGCTCACCAGACCAATTTATACCTTCCAGTTTGTTATCATCTTCACCCAATAAGTGTGCGAGTAAAGTTTTAGATTCACCAACTTTATACTCCTCATTAGTAATGAACTGTTCTAAAGTACCCTTGAAATCACTAATATATTTTTTAGAGTTTAATGTTAACTCTCCACTATTATTTGAAGTATAAGGAAATGCCTCCAAGAATCGGGTGAAAAAGTTCTGATGGCTCTCAATAAATGGATTGCACTTCCGGTATAAATCTCTCAGTACAACGGCATCTTCGTCAAGAATTCCTTCATCTTCAAATTTATACTGTAAAATGGTGTGTTGAATCACATTTCGAAAAAGTACTTCGTTGAAATGAATAACTCCTACTCCAAAAATTTTTGATTTTCTCAGTATCGCACCTGATCTTTCTTTTAGCATTTCAAAAACGATAAATTCAGCAAGTGCAAAAGCCAACCATTCTGTATTTAAGTTTAAAATGACTTGACCAACATTTCGATCATCTAAATAATAAATATCTGTGAGTATCGAATCGTATTCTTGCGTCATTTCCGTTATGGAAATCAATTCTTGTTGTACACCTGAATAGTTTGATGATTTAGTGTTGTCTAATTCATACAAAATCACAAAAAGTTTAACATCAACTCCTGAAATTTGTTCGCTATCTTTTAAAATTCTTATGGCTTCCAAAAGCAGTTTTAACTGAGATGTGGCTTCTTTATCACAAATTGAAAAAATAATATTGACATCAATTGAACTACCAACGGTTTCATTTATTAAATTACTTAATCTTCGTACTTCACCATATAATTCCACGTCAAACCAAACTTTAGTGTCATCATTATGCGATGGAACAAATTGATCTTGTGAAAGAGTGAAAAGTTTGTGACCTGTATCGCCCGACTCCATGGCCGCATTAAGGATATGATTGTTGTAAAAATCAGGTTCATGATTTTTATAATGCAGATTAATTTTATCTACAAGTCGTTTCCCTTGTCGATTAATACCAATATTGATGGATGAAGAAGGCATAAATTAAATGTTAAATTGAAACTTAGGTAGAAAAATGTGGTCTATGTAAAAAGTGATTTTCCGTTCAACAAGAATCAAATAAAGAATTTGACCAATGGTGAACGGATTAATCACAATACAAATTTTTGTACTATACTGCCAGTACTTTTTTTACAAAATTAATTTCATCAGAAAATAGCTCTCTAACTTTAATCATTTTAGAGTCTTTCAAATCGTTGTTATCAAAATTCTTTTTAGAAAAATTTTCGTTGTAGTTTGTTCCAGTCGTAACCTCTTTAATCAATTTTTGATTTTCAGTTTCTCCCAGAGCATTTATTTTTGCGTCAATCATTCTTTTAAATTCTTCCTGAAGCTTGCGTCGCTTAAAATCATCAAATGCTTCGTCTCTATAGTGGCCTAATTCAATCCAGTAATCTTCGATGGGGTCGCCCTGTTCTTCGCTATAGGCCATATATTTTTCACCGTCAAATTTGATAAAATCATAGATAAAACCAGTTACCCAATATTCCAAATTATGATCTTCCCGTTTAGTAGGATAAATGTCAAAATTTTCTCGCTGCATTCTTAACAGCCAATTTGCATCTATATGGTGGCTGATATTACTAATCTTACTTTTCTCTCCGTACAAAGGCATATTGGAAACTGCATAAATCGGAACCGTTGCTTCCATTCTATAGATTACAATCCGATCATCCATATTAGTGGAATTGAAATCTGCTTTCTGATTCGCTTCAAGAAGATTCACAAATAAATTATCTTTTACAAATACTGAATTATTACTATTAGGAACGCCTACGATAAAAGCTTCATGATGTTGCCTGCTGACAACGTGACCTTGATAATTGTAGGACCACAAAGGGTTAGATTTGGTAATTAACTCCTTAATCATTTCATTTAATTTCTCAGGAGTGTACGTTGACAAAACATCATCAATTTTTCGATTTCTGAACTCCAGAGCTTTTGGTAATTCTTTTGAAAAACCCCAAAATGAATCTTTTATTAGTTTATCAGAAATTTCTGCGAAATTAAAAATTCCCTTATCGTTGGTATGACTGGAAAAGCTTTTTATATAATCACCTACGCTAATGTCCTCATCTAAAACTACCACCGTATTTACAAAATCTCTGTGTAATTCTTTTACGAATTTCTTTGGTTCCTCATTGATTTGGTTTTGTAACCCTATGAACTGAGATTCACAATCTTCAGCAACTTTCTTCAGCTTATATTTGATGTCCTTAACTTTAGTATACTCTTTATCAATTGTTAATAATAAATTATTGAAAAAGGTTATTGCATATTGACGTCTTATGTGCTCATGAATATTGCCTGCAACTAAATTTACAGACTGTATCACATCGCTCTTAGTATTTTTTAAGGTTGAACCCAGTTTTCTCTGCATAAATCCGAGATCTTTTAATTCCGAAATAGTTTGATTTAACTGATTTCTAAATAGCTCATCATTATTGTGTTTCTCATCTCTCTCTTCTTTCATTTCATTTAAGAAAAGATTGACATGCTTCGTTAAGGCATTTAAAAAACGTTCTACATTTCCAACTCCGTAAGGTTTGTTAATATGTTCAATAACAAAATCATTTAACTTTTTATTTACATCAGTTTCTTTGGAATTAAAATTATCTTCAATATCTGTTTTAGCAGACTCAGAAACATTGCCTAAATACGCTTTTATCTCATTTTCTACAGATTTCTCATCTTGAATAAAGGAATACTGGATTTTAGGATTTGCCGATAAGAGAGAATCGATTAAATCATTATTTTCATCTCCATTATTTTCTCTTATTTTGGCATCAGTAATAAAAATATCGTCTAAATTGAAAGAGTCTGTTTCCGCTGCAATCAAATTGTTGATAATGCTTACAGATGCTTTGTGCGCATAAATATTCCCTAATTTATTACCATCGTAATAAAGTTCACTTAATCCTAATCCACAAGCCCAGGAATGTTTGTTTGCTACTTTCATAGAACCTCCTGCAATTACGGTTTTCACGTTATCATATGAGCTTGACATTCCACCACTTAATTCACTAGCTCCCGTAAACATAGCAAGACCAATGAGTTCACTTAAATCATTTACTTTGGTGTAGGTGTTGGCATTTTTATCACTATTATTTATGGTAAATACTAAATCAAATGGAGGAGATTCAACTTGAATAGTTTTGTTAGCATATTTAATCTCCAGAGGTTTTTTATCATAATTTTGATGCATTAAGTAATCTAAATCATAAAAAGCACCATAACCATTGGGTAAAACATTAGCCATAGCTGGTCCATTCATCATTGCGTTAAATACATCAGGTAAAATAGCAAACGCAATAGTTGAAACTCCTACATTGGCATTGATGCTTTTAGAGACCTCTTTAACAATGTAAGCAATGTCTAAAAAAGTTCCACTACCTGTACCTCCTGCTACAGAAAACATCATATTAATTTCTACGTCATTTCCGTTAACTTTAAATTTCTCATTAGCTATGGAGTCTGCATTTAATATAGACGTAAGCTTACTCTGAATAGCGTTCTCTATCGCACCGTAATTAAAATGGGTGGCAAATCTACCGTTAGATCTAACTTGTCCGGCACCATCTGATAAATTAACAAGTAAATCTCTATTTACTTGTGGTACAAAGTCAAACAGTTCTGGTTGCTGCTTAAGAACTTGTTGTGGACCTTTAACCTGTATATATACAAATTCAGAATTATCTAAACTTATCTTTTTGTCTCCTAAATGGCTGTCTAAGCTAACATTGATACTATCTCCATCAGTGTCAAAAGCAAGGAATGCAGTCATCGGAGGTATTTCTCCATAGGTATCAATGAATCTTTTTTTTGTGTGTAAAATAGATTTTAATCCTGTGCCGCCTAAACCAATAAATAGACTTCTTTTTAATTTTGCCATAGTTGTGAGTTTTATGAGTATTGTATTTTTATTATATTTTTATTTAACATGATTGTGTATTCGCTAAACTTGTCCAGGTTAGCAACAGCTGGTTTGATTGTAACTCCCACAGGTAATTTAATCTTTATTTTATTCGCTCTTCCTGGTCTTAATATTATGTCGTTTGAATAGATTGGGTTCACTTCATAAATAATCTTGCCTGTGAATATTCTATTAAATGCACTCTGTTTCTTAATAGTGGAAGTAAAGACAATGAGTTTTGTATTTTGATTAAATGATACTCCTCCAAAATAAGGTGAAAGAATTTGAATCTTTCCTCTTTTAAATTTAGGATGTAACATATTGCGAAGGACTAAAAACCAAACTGATAACAAGGCAAGTATTAAAATCCCAACCCACATTAAACCTTTTTTCAATGGATTCATAACCACTTTATGTGTGGCTTCCCATTTAAAAATACGATCCTCTGATGCGCTGCCCAAATCTAAATTATTCACAACATCCAATTGATGATTTGAAATGGATAAGAATCCAGAGGTGTAGCCTTTAGGAAAATCAGGAAGCATTTGAATTCCAAGCTCGAGTTGACCCTTATTTACCTTACTTGAAATCTCAAATTCGTTTGAATCCGATTGTACTCCATTGACGAAAAATCGGATATTTTTATTTTGAATAGGTTTTTTATTCTCGTCTACCCATTTGATTTTTGCAAACGATTTTTGCTCAACTGCATAATCATTAAAATCATAGTTTAAAGTTTTACTTAAAACAACAGTATCGCTTTTTACAAATAAAAAGGGTTTGTAATATTTTGCCGTTCCAAAATCAGCAGTTTCTCCCACATAATTTTCATCCTTACAAGAACTTAGAAATAATACACTGGTTATTAAAAGTAGAGTAATTCGTTTAATCATTTTTAGAAAAATTTAGATTCAACACTCTTTCTTTTTTATTACTAACCTGTAGCTGAATAATAGGCTTCAAAATAATCACTTCAGTAGGGCTGGATAATTTCAATTCTAAAATATTATTTATTGGGTTATTTTTAATTAAGTTAGCAAAAGAAACACCTCCTTTTCTTTTGAGTTTTAAAATGATTTTGTTGTTCTTTAATTCAGCAGAATTACCGCTCAATTCAAACAAAGTATTATCTGACAAACTTGCATTGATTACCGTCCCTTTTTTTATATACGCCCAATTATTCGCGTCAAAAGGAATCTCTATTTGGTCGGGATTATCGTGAAGATTGATTTTCAATCGGTTCATTGCGGGCTGAACGAAAGCGATATTAATATTTGTGCCCTGAGTAACGTATGCATTACATTGACTTTTAATAATGTTAATGATTTTTTGATCTACCGCTGCTGCTGTCAACATCGTATAAAATAAGTGAACATCTTTTCCTTGAGAGAATTGACACCAATTTCCCAATGATTTTAACAGCGCATTATTATCAAATGCAACTTGATAATTTCTATTTTGTGAACTTGGAACAGCTGACTGTTCGCCGTCTGTTAATAGAAATAGATAATTAGTTCTATCAGGATCTATTTGTTTTTTCGCTTTTTCTAAGGCCGAATAAATATCAGTATACCCTCCCGGAACGGATTTGATGGTATAAGAATCAATTACTTTTTTCATGTTACCAAAAGCTGCTTGATCGCCTGCTTTAAAAGTCCAGGAATGTAAAATATCATAGGTATAAGTAGCCTGAAACGGAATTATTGTGACTATTGTATTTGGATCTTTTATATCTCCAATTCCTTTGTATAACTCTTCCTTAACTTTATCAAAAACATCGAATGGCTTTCCTGCCAATCCCCACATTGATTTTGTGATATCTAACATATAAATACGTTTCTCCTTTTTGAAACTCTGGCCGAAGCAAAAAATTGGGACGATAAAAAATAAATATATAAGTGCTTTTTTAAAAATCATTGTAAGTTTTAGTTCTTGTTATTGTCCTAATTAAATAAACATAAATACACTGGTAAATAGTCAAAGTTAAGAAAATTTATGAGTAATAATGAAAAAATTAAATGATATTAGTAAGAAATATTAAATTCTTGTATTTTTAATAAATGAGAGCAATTATCGAAAAACGACATTTAGTTTGAGCTCCTTTTTTAGTAAAATAATCATTACTATAATTTCTTATCTTTTTTTTAAGCACAGCTTTCACATTCATCTAATTTTAACATAATGATAAATATAGTATTAAATCGATGAGTTTAAAAGTACAATTTTGTACAATGCTTATTAAACAAATTACAGATTCCGGCCAAGCATCAAACTTGGGAAAATTAAATGGAGATACCAGAAAACAACTTCTGACAAGAAGTAGATATTTGCTTTATAAAAGCCAAGAAAAATCGACGGAATCACAACAGGGACGTGCAGAAATACTTTTTCAAAACTATCCTGATATAGAAAAAGCGTATGGTTTAACCAATGGATTTCTACAGATTTACGACAA is a window from the Kaistella flava (ex Peng et al. 2021) genome containing:
- a CDS encoding C1 family peptidase; the protein is MPSSSINIGINRQGKRLVDKINLHYKNHEPDFYNNHILNAAMESGDTGHKLFTLSQDQFVPSHNDDTKVWFDVELYGEVRRLSNLINETVGSSIDVNIIFSICDKEATSQLKLLLEAIRILKDSEQISGVDVKLFVILYELDNTKSSNYSGVQQELISITEMTQEYDSILTDIYYLDDRNVGQVILNLNTEWLAFALAEFIVFEMLKERSGAILRKSKIFGVGVIHFNEVLFRNVIQHTILQYKFEDEGILDEDAVVLRDLYRKCNPFIESHQNFFTRFLEAFPYTSNNSGELTLNSKKYISDFKGTLEQFITNEEYKVGESKTLLAHLLGEDDNKLEGINWSGERLDINDLEFDVINYFNKYLEENDRVKYPEQKARKNSITELSQGIKREERILRDLEETSNEIYRNLNVSFKNGTFSLDGKRINASGYIPSPINPSDEFYTYPDENIPTSLDLSMYLSAVKNQGDLKSCTAFPISTVYEFFAQRNRKNVNISELFIYYNSRELNGNINNDSGATLVNAIHAVKEKGACYTKMYPYDTESFSQLPTDDAYSEAKHQVVSKASRINITETDFKHAIANGHPVIIGLKIFESFYPQDASGIIPFPLINEAEYEQHGNHALLVVGYNDEEKLFKIRNSWGEEFGDRGYGYAPYDYIANPKFCHEAFVITEIVDLSYEKFTYDENSNFSFLKDATIRRKLIVEYQLRAKKRELKEVKIAYDDLAFQNERNSEQIKDPIFRRRLLDQLMVATPNVSVQEPIVIKKPQNKMWGLLIMVIGTTFIRAAIALKKDLGHTGLLIAIGLGVIIILIGVVQLFRKKTVSENPVPVTATPRFGEQDRYAFEAADNLFEAFDGMRQNLVRRYKAISNYYTRIKEWQIESKKKLDKIEYNSPDFVINVIKKEPLLHYLEMNKSEFLRNLINFSTIFHRDYDPASDNVDQVYNDLYKNYFLNISENIDGILEMSIVDYIQNRVEYPYLEPAPVLQSTIRNIQNVSMPFCNIKQTANSINIQNYVIHEKISSNEDSKLSEFARHRDAAINPILTFRSDNKKKYVAIQVAAIENVEDIARFNL
- a CDS encoding VWA domain-containing protein: MLDITKSMWGLAGKPFDVFDKVKEELYKGIGDIKDPNTIVTIIPFQATYTYDILHSWTFKAGDQAAFGNMKKVIDSYTIKSVPGGYTDIYSALEKAKKQIDPDRTNYLFLLTDGEQSAVPSSQNRNYQVAFDNNALLKSLGNWCQFSQGKDVHLFYTMLTAAAVDQKIINIIKSQCNAYVTQGTNINIAFVQPAMNRLKINLHDNPDQIEIPFDANNWAYIKKGTVINASLSDNTLFELSGNSAELKNNKIILKLKRKGGVSFANLIKNNPINNILELKLSSPTEVIILKPIIQLQVSNKKERVLNLNFSKND
- a CDS encoding tubulin-like doman-containing protein gives rise to the protein MAKLKRSLFIGLGGTGLKSILHTKKRFIDTYGEIPPMTAFLAFDTDGDSINVSLDSHLGDKKISLDNSEFVYIQVKGPQQVLKQQPELFDFVPQVNRDLLVNLSDGAGQVRSNGRFATHFNYGAIENAIQSKLTSILNADSIANEKFKVNGNDVEINMMFSVAGGTGSGTFLDIAYIVKEVSKSINANVGVSTIAFAILPDVFNAMMNGPAMANVLPNGYGAFYDLDYLMHQNYDKKPLEIKYANKTIQVESPPFDLVFTINNSDKNANTYTKVNDLSELIGLAMFTGASELSGGMSSSYDNVKTVIAGGSMKVANKHSWACGLGLSELYYDGNKLGNIYAHKASVSIINNLIAAETDSFNLDDIFITDAKIRENNGDENNDLIDSLLSANPKIQYSFIQDEKSVENEIKAYLGNVSESAKTDIEDNFNSKETDVNKKLNDFVIEHINKPYGVGNVERFLNALTKHVNLFLNEMKEERDEKHNNDELFRNQLNQTISELKDLGFMQRKLGSTLKNTKSDVIQSVNLVAGNIHEHIRRQYAITFFNNLLLTIDKEYTKVKDIKYKLKKVAEDCESQFIGLQNQINEEPKKFVKELHRDFVNTVVVLDEDISVGDYIKSFSSHTNDKGIFNFAEISDKLIKDSFWGFSKELPKALEFRNRKIDDVLSTYTPEKLNEMIKELITKSNPLWSYNYQGHVVSRQHHEAFIVGVPNSNNSVFVKDNLFVNLLEANQKADFNSTNMDDRIVIYRMEATVPIYAVSNMPLYGEKSKISNISHHIDANWLLRMQRENFDIYPTKREDHNLEYWVTGFIYDFIKFDGEKYMAYSEEQGDPIEDYWIELGHYRDEAFDDFKRRKLQEEFKRMIDAKINALGETENQKLIKEVTTGTNYNENFSKKNFDNNDLKDSKMIKVRELFSDEINFVKKVLAV